A window from Prochlorococcus marinus CUG1435 encodes these proteins:
- a CDS encoding Notch domain-containing protein, whose protein sequence is MSNKFYEWWKNHRKVVTYGAFIILFGFYLSPVVKEAKYKNQCIKYSTKGALTKFNKDDIGETLLEETGLNIDELAKIEGYKNCIN, encoded by the coding sequence GTGTCCAATAAATTTTATGAATGGTGGAAAAACCATAGAAAAGTTGTAACCTATGGGGCTTTTATCATCTTGTTTGGTTTTTATTTATCTCCTGTTGTTAAAGAAGCAAAATACAAAAACCAATGTATTAAGTACTCTACAAAAGGAGCTTTAACAAAATTTAATAAGGACGATATAGGAGAAACTTTGCTGGAAGAAACAGGTTTGAATATTGATGAACTAGCAAAGATTGAAGGTTATAAGAATTGCATTAATTAA
- a CDS encoding DUF1651 domain-containing protein has protein sequence MTSGVANVRTYFYRGSFIDPPTGWLFNKKSGLLIFFESYKKSVSNNLKVYTHLFYANELGEPAQIKNSRLHSIECACETWNELISGGWQIVTNKFQ, from the coding sequence ATGACTTCAGGAGTCGCTAATGTTCGGACTTATTTTTATCGTGGCAGCTTTATTGACCCCCCAACTGGCTGGTTGTTTAACAAAAAAAGTGGTTTATTAATTTTTTTTGAGAGTTATAAGAAATCTGTATCTAATAACTTAAAAGTATATACTCATCTTTTCTACGCAAATGAATTAGGTGAACCAGCCCAAATTAAAAATTCAAGACTTCATTCTATTGAGTGTGCTTGTGAAACATGGAATGAATTAATTTCAGGAGGTTGGCAAATTGTTACTAATAAATTCCAGTAA
- a CDS encoding high light inducible protein: MDALTSFIVVIIAITIQFSLYAIKRLQEPLEPNYLIDKNSKKNKNYMGKFWKNAEITNGRLAMIGFLALIINYGFFGWIIPGFI; this comes from the coding sequence ATGGATGCACTTACTAGTTTTATAGTTGTTATTATCGCAATTACAATTCAATTCTCTTTATACGCCATAAAAAGGTTGCAGGAACCTTTAGAACCAAATTATTTGATAGATAAAAATTCGAAAAAAAATAAAAACTACATGGGAAAATTTTGGAAGAATGCCGAAATAACAAATGGGAGATTAGCTATGATTGGCTTTTTAGCTTTGATAATAAACTACGGTTTTTTTGGGTGGATAATACCTGGTTTTATTTAA
- a CDS encoding TIGR02450 family Trp-rich protein, which yields MKWPPTLCWTAPKTINGNRHFQVNAYGGKNEDRWVDIFPTKNKKDIKRISWAKLKSEWTTGWLRLPKDKD from the coding sequence ATGAAATGGCCTCCTACTTTGTGTTGGACAGCACCAAAAACTATTAATGGTAATAGGCATTTTCAAGTTAATGCTTATGGTGGGAAAAATGAAGATAGATGGGTTGATATTTTTCCTACCAAAAATAAAAAAGATATTAAAAGGATCTCATGGGCAAAACTAAAATCAGAATGGACTACTGGATGGTTAAGGCTCCCAAAAGATAAAGATTAA
- a CDS encoding SDR family oxidoreductase, whose protein sequence is MSTYLITGSNRGIGLELCRQIHKRGDNVIATCRKASKELIDLGVRIEEDIEISSDESITNLCKKLSGINLDCLIHNAGIYEFNSFENLDKKSILRQFEVNALSPICMTQSLKHLLKRSSKVAFITSRMGSIEDNLSGSSYGYRMSKVALSMAAKSLSIDLSRDDICVAILHPGLVCTRMTGFTRNGISPEESANGLLKRIDSLNKNNSGTFWHANGEVLPW, encoded by the coding sequence ATGTCGACTTATCTAATTACAGGATCTAATAGGGGTATTGGATTAGAACTATGTAGGCAAATTCATAAGAGGGGAGATAATGTAATTGCAACGTGTAGGAAAGCTTCAAAAGAACTTATAGATTTAGGAGTGAGAATTGAAGAGGATATAGAAATTTCTTCTGATGAGTCGATAACAAATTTGTGTAAAAAACTATCTGGAATTAATTTAGATTGCTTAATTCATAATGCAGGAATTTATGAATTTAATTCTTTCGAAAACTTAGATAAAAAAAGTATTTTGCGGCAATTTGAAGTTAATGCATTGAGCCCAATATGTATGACCCAATCACTTAAACACCTTTTAAAAAGATCTTCTAAAGTTGCTTTTATCACAAGTAGAATGGGATCTATTGAAGATAATTTATCTGGAAGTTCTTATGGTTACAGGATGTCTAAGGTAGCCTTGTCAATGGCAGCAAAATCACTTTCTATAGATTTATCAAGAGATGATATTTGTGTAGCTATTTTGCATCCTGGGTTAGTGTGTACAAGAATGACTGGTTTTACAAGAAATGGAATTAGTCCTGAAGAATCAGCAAATGGCCTTTTAAAACGTATTGATTCTTTAAATAAAAATAACTCGGGTACGTTTTGGCATGCCAACGGAGAAGTTTTGCCTTGGTAA
- a CDS encoding molecular chaperone DnaJ, with amino-acid sequence MNIQELKFNYKKLLNKAVKANGRKETVFYLNRAAKIKSKIYSNTKVNCFRCNGAGFLRISLDETKTCLSCYGKGFLIKEIQQV; translated from the coding sequence ATGAATATCCAAGAACTTAAATTCAATTATAAAAAGCTTTTAAACAAAGCTGTGAAAGCAAACGGCCGTAAAGAAACTGTTTTTTACTTAAATCGTGCTGCTAAAATTAAATCAAAAATCTATTCAAACACTAAAGTAAATTGCTTTAGATGTAATGGAGCAGGTTTTCTAAGAATTTCACTAGATGAGACTAAAACATGTCTATCTTGCTACGGGAAGGGTTTTTTAATTAAAGAAATTCAACAGGTTTAA